One part of the Pseudemcibacter aquimaris genome encodes these proteins:
- a CDS encoding DUF3592 domain-containing protein, with the protein MFDFIFDTLFSFFNTWETLGLLLMGVAFISFGTAFLGYEIYWRLKSERIDGVITAVKAQGKYFYSVFKYKTHDGQELEQDSALGSSSILSRLPGTHVNLMIMPDNPKKIRRPTMIWFVFGTMFLVPGLFIMNLAIKKFEFNYMMALFILAGILFGGEKVFHFYRKITHSKFDRELLSEFWRDIKAGKKPTSEPHEINGEILTKPEIIKHAKSHLKYSKVTTLVLFLISIGLGYWGYYSGQEMIDMTENGLRTSGTIIGMETHDNSDNTGYTYYAIIRFMDENGETHEFTDSIGSSTPLYDRGETVDVLYKPKSPNISIIDRGILNWGISTLAALFSLWALWGSFVFLGAEKRFNNHPIHRSIIT; encoded by the coding sequence TTGTTTGATTTTATTTTTGATACATTATTTTCTTTTTTCAATACATGGGAAACGTTAGGTCTGCTTCTTATGGGTGTGGCTTTTATTTCCTTTGGCACTGCATTTCTGGGCTATGAGATTTACTGGCGGTTAAAATCCGAACGGATTGATGGCGTGATCACCGCCGTTAAGGCACAAGGCAAATATTTTTATTCCGTATTTAAATATAAAACCCACGACGGCCAAGAACTTGAACAGGATAGCGCACTGGGTTCCAGTTCCATTTTAAGCCGTTTACCCGGCACCCATGTTAATTTGATGATCATGCCGGATAACCCGAAAAAAATACGCCGCCCCACAATGATCTGGTTTGTGTTTGGCACAATGTTCCTCGTACCCGGTCTATTCATCATGAATTTGGCCATTAAAAAATTTGAATTTAATTACATGATGGCGCTTTTTATCCTCGCCGGAATTCTATTTGGTGGGGAAAAGGTGTTTCATTTTTACCGCAAAATAACCCACAGTAAATTTGACCGCGAATTATTATCTGAATTCTGGCGCGATATTAAAGCGGGCAAAAAACCGACATCCGAACCTCATGAGATTAATGGCGAAATCCTTACAAAACCCGAAATCATCAAACATGCAAAATCCCATTTGAAATACAGCAAGGTAACAACGCTGGTGCTATTTTTAATATCAATCGGGCTTGGGTACTGGGGATATTACAGCGGGCAGGAAATGATCGATATGACCGAAAATGGCTTACGCACATCCGGCACCATCATCGGCATGGAAACACATGATAACAGCGATAATACCGGCTATACATATTACGCCATCATCCGCTTTATGGACGAAAACGGTGAAACACACGAATTCACCGACAGCATCGGATCAAGTACCCCACTATATGACCGTGGGGAAACGGTTGATGTGCTGTATAAACCCAAATCACCAAACATATCCATCATCGACCGCGGCATATTAAATTGGGGCATCAGCACCCTCGCCGCCTTATTTTCATTATGGGCGTTATGGGGATCATTCGTGTTTCTGGGCGCAGAGAAAAGATTTAATAATCATCCGATCCATAGAAGCATTATAACCTAA
- a CDS encoding isochorismatase family protein, translating to MRLNQTPTKGEKIDITTRSNKALLVIDLQDDFTSNFETDKYTPSYLKGRLDQVNTLSVEYNDAQHSVITIRHIFNGWYINLLMKILAGGKGCENSNGLGLDNRLKIKSDFEMIKSAGDAFSNPDLLEYLAKKNIGTLLISGLDGNYCVKNTSLGALNRGYKVEIYDNAVLSTSDTQWAKDKELLIRQGATIIE from the coding sequence ATGCGTCTAAACCAAACGCCGACAAAGGGCGAAAAGATCGATATTACGACCCGTTCAAATAAAGCATTGCTCGTCATCGATTTACAGGATGATTTTACATCCAATTTCGAAACGGATAAATATACGCCGTCCTATCTTAAAGGGCGGCTTGATCAAGTAAATACGTTGAGTGTTGAATATAATGATGCACAGCATTCGGTCATCACGATCCGCCATATTTTCAATGGATGGTATATAAACTTACTAATGAAAATACTTGCCGGTGGGAAGGGTTGCGAAAACTCAAATGGTTTAGGGCTGGATAATCGTTTAAAAATTAAATCTGATTTTGAAATGATCAAGTCGGCAGGTGATGCATTTTCAAATCCGGATCTTTTAGAATATCTGGCAAAAAAGAATATCGGAACATTATTGATTTCTGGGCTGGATGGGAATTACTGCGTCAAAAATACCAGTTTAGGGGCGTTAAACCGCGGCTATAAAGTTGAAATATATGATAACGCAGTGCTATCGACATCCGATACCCAATGGGCCAAAGATAAAGAATTACTCATCCGACAAGGTGCAACGATTATTGAATAA
- a CDS encoding MarR family winged helix-turn-helix transcriptional regulator, whose translation MKKNNDELYQSIQLTRPLLRHITGAVENEISKFDISVGQRAILEVLYNNGQSAAPVITTSLNVKRQFTSRILIELLDKKLVKKSANPKSKKSPLYELTGAGGKAITDIRNDETELLDGFSKMFSDDDLKSFCRVQSALNDWFRDLATKKEV comes from the coding sequence ATGAAGAAAAATAATGATGAATTATATCAGTCCATTCAACTGACCCGGCCATTGTTGCGACACATAACAGGTGCCGTTGAAAATGAAATCAGTAAGTTTGATATTAGTGTCGGTCAAAGGGCGATATTGGAAGTTTTATATAATAATGGGCAAAGCGCCGCGCCGGTTATTACGACATCCTTAAATGTGAAACGTCAATTTACGTCACGTATTTTAATTGAACTATTGGATAAAAAGCTTGTTAAAAAATCCGCTAATCCCAAAAGCAAGAAGTCACCTTTATATGAATTAACAGGGGCAGGGGGGAAGGCGATTACTGATATCAGGAATGATGAAACCGAATTGTTGGATGGTTTTTCAAAAATGTTCAGTGATGATGACCTTAAATCCTTTTGCAGGGTTCAATCAGCTTTAAACGATTGGTTCCGTGACCTAGCGACAAAAAAGGAAGTGTGA
- a CDS encoding YybH family protein, whose protein sequence is MKHIIKIISMWFLSIIIAPIAYANDDVAAQIQIQNSKYENGYNSGNADAVAALHTKDARVMVSGFPTSVGKDAIRANITAETSGPAKLNLSLETTELDVAENMAYEKGRWTTVIKEEGKADITINGPYLVIWKKVDNKWLIHFDAVFSE, encoded by the coding sequence ATGAAGCATATTATCAAAATCATATCCATGTGGTTCCTATCCATTATCATTGCACCAATCGCATATGCCAATGATGATGTTGCCGCACAAATTCAGATACAAAATTCGAAATATGAAAATGGGTATAATAGCGGTAATGCGGATGCGGTTGCAGCGCTTCATACGAAAGACGCGCGCGTTATGGTTTCCGGTTTTCCAACCTCTGTTGGCAAAGATGCCATTCGCGCCAACATTACCGCCGAAACATCCGGGCCCGCCAAATTAAATCTTAGCCTTGAAACCACTGAATTAGATGTGGCGGAAAATATGGCCTATGAAAAAGGAAGATGGACAACCGTAATCAAGGAAGAAGGGAAAGCGGATATAACAATAAACGGGCCTTACTTGGTTATTTGGAAAAAAGTGGATAATAAATGGCTAATTCATTTTGACGCTGTTTTTTCTGAATAA
- a CDS encoding sigma-70 family RNA polymerase sigma factor, whose amino-acid sequence MGTDAITDEDLMLRIGDGDQTAYGVLVDRHLSLNLGYATKLLGNAAEAEEVMQEAFIRVWKHATKWDPARKTKFTTWFYRVVTNLCYDVCRKRKPQEKVDVLENIPSNDAGAENVIAVDQRSAQIKEALEKLPWRQNTAIMLCYFQGLSNKQAAEVMEVSLNALESYLVRGRRKLADILGNDKDMLLKEIS is encoded by the coding sequence ATGGGAACAGATGCAATAACCGACGAAGATTTAATGCTGCGTATCGGGGATGGTGATCAAACAGCATATGGCGTGCTGGTGGATCGGCACCTGTCGTTGAATCTGGGTTATGCCACAAAGCTTCTGGGTAATGCCGCAGAAGCAGAAGAAGTCATGCAGGAAGCGTTCATTCGCGTATGGAAGCATGCCACCAAATGGGATCCGGCCCGTAAAACCAAGTTCACAACATGGTTTTATCGGGTGGTTACCAACCTTTGTTATGACGTTTGCAGGAAAAGAAAACCACAGGAAAAAGTGGATGTCCTGGAAAATATCCCGTCCAATGATGCGGGAGCAGAAAATGTGATAGCCGTTGATCAACGTTCTGCGCAAATAAAAGAGGCCCTTGAAAAACTGCCGTGGCGGCAGAACACAGCCATCATGCTTTGTTATTTTCAAGGGTTATCGAATAAACAGGCGGCAGAGGTGATGGAAGTGAGCCTTAATGCACTAGAATCTTATCTGGTAAGAGGAAGGCGCAAATTGGCGGATATTTTAGGAAACGACAAAGACATGCTGTTAAAGGAAATAAGCTAG